Below is a window of Halococcus saccharolyticus DSM 5350 DNA.
ACGCCCGCGATCCGCTATCGCTCCTACGACTGGTCGCTTGCTCTCGGGCGGTTCGGGTCGCGGGAAGCGGACGGCTCAGACACACCACGCGAGTAGCTGGACGACGACGAGCGCCACCATCGCGGCGACGCTCGGGAACGGCACTTGGCGCTCGGTGTAGCCCACTGCTCCCCACACCGACACCGGCAGGACGACTAAGCTCGCCGCCGCGACCACAGCAGGAAGCGCACCGCCCGCCAGCACGGGAAGGGATCCGAACGCGAGGCCGACTGACCCGACGTACAACAGTTTGAGCCGTCGCGGCGACCACCGTGTCACGAGCGTTCGCTTCCCGACGGCGGCGTCGGCCCGGCGGTCGGGCCACTGGGTCGCCAGGAGGTTGGCGAACACGAGTAGGAAGAAGGGAACACAGGCGAGCAACGTTCGCCAAACCGGGCCGTCGAGGACGGCCGCGCCGTACGCCGGGAGGACGAGGCCGCCAAGCACGGCGTTGTCGAGTTCGCCCCAGCCCCGCCACGCGAGCCGCAGCGGGCCGACCGAGTACTGCCAGCCGAACGCGGCGATGACCGCGATCAGCGCGAGCGCAGGCTGGGAGAGGACGTCAAGGACGAGCCCGACGAGCACGACGATCGTCCCGACGGCGAGCGCGACGATCCCGGCGCGGAGCGCGAGGCTTCGGGGAAGCCCCGTCTTCACGAGCGCGCCGCTCCCGCCCGAAAACGGTGTACGATCGGTCAGCGCGTCGGTCTCGTGATCGGCGTACTCGTTGGCGTAGTGGACGCTCGCGGCAACAGCGAGCAGTGCCGTGGCTCCGAACGCAAGCCTTGCAATGTCGAGGGCTGCCCCGCTCGACAGCGCGATCTTCGCGCCGAGCGTGTAGACGACGAGCACCAGAAGGAGCTGTGCGGGACGGCTCATTTTCCACAGCCCCCAGAGCTGTACCCGGAACTCCGAAAACGCGGTGTTCTCGTCGGTCGTCACCGTGGCCTCCGTCATCGTGGATCGAGAACTCTCGATTTCGCCGCGAGTTGTCAGTCGACCAGCCGCCACTCGTCGGTGTCGGTTGGTTCGATCACGCTCCGCCGGTGCATCTCCGCCAGCACTTCGCCCATCCGATTCGGTTGGGCGACCTCCATCCCGATCCGATCGAGATCGTGGTGGTCGGCGAGGAGGTCGCGGATCGCCTCGGTCGAGACCGTCTCGCGGTCGGCCCGCTCCATGACGCCGCTCACGAGATCGATCATGTCCTCGATGAAGTTCCACGGGTAGACGATCCACGCCCACTCGTCGAGACGCTCGCCGACGTAGTCGGGTTCGAACTCGCTCGTGCCGAGGAGCTGAAGGGTTGCAGTGCGCACATCTCCGGGATCGCGGTCGAGGACGTACTCGTGGGCGTGTTCGATCGACCCGCCGGTGTCGGCGATGTCGTCGATGATGAGCACGTCCTTGCCCTCGACCGATCCCTCCGGCATCGGGTATCTGATCTCGGGCTCGCCACTTTTGGCGGCGGTGCCGACGTAGTGTTCCATCTTCAGACTGGTGAGGTCGTCGAGCCCGAGGAAATCACACAGACAGCGGCCTGCGAACCAGCCTCCACGGGCAAGCGCGACGACCACCTCCGGTTCGAACCCCGAGCGCTTGATCTGGTCGGCGACCGCCCGGCACCGACCGTAGATGTACTCCCAGTTGGTGACGGTGCAGGTGAACTCGTCCGGCAGTTCGGACATAGTGGTACTCCGGCGTGGTTCCGTGGCCGGACCGGTTAACCCTGTCCGTCGAACGGCCGCCGATAGTTGCCGTCGACCGAGCATATAAGCGACCTGCGAATGAGCGCAGGTGTTTCATACTGGCTCGGACGAACCCCGGTGTTATGCTCGATACCGACGACATCTTCGACGTTCTCGCCGCCCGTCGTCGACGATACGTGCTCTACACCCTGCTCGAGGTCGAGGGCGGACTCGGGCTCCGTGACCTCGCCGGGGTGATCGCGGCCGCCGAGACGGGGCGGCCGATCGCATCGGTGGCCGGTGCGTGTCGCGAAGTCGTTACTGATCTCGCTCGTACGCACCTGCCGGCACTCGACCGGGAAGGACTCGTCGAGTACGACACGAAGCGGGAGTACGCCAGTCTCGCCGACGGTCACGAGCGAGCGATGTCGTATCTCGATCTCGCCAGCCGATACGAGCGCCCGCCGACCGTCGCCAGCCCGGACGGCGCATAGGTCGCCAACGTGGAACGGCCAGCCGGAGGATTGAGGACACCCGACGGCGACCCGTCGGTATGCGCACCGTCCGAACGCTTCTAGTCGACGCTTTCACCGACGAGCCGCTCGCGGGCAACACCGCCGGCGTGGTGCCAGAGGCGGACGACCTCTCTGCCGCCCAGATGCAGGCGATCGCACGCGAACTCGGCGCGAGCGAGACCGCCTTTTTCCGCTCGGCCGACGACGCCGATCGCCGGGTCCGCTATTTCACCCCGACGACCGAGGTCGATCTCTGCGGCCACGCCACGATCGCGAGCCACGCGCTGCTCCGCGAGGACGGCACGATCGATGACGGTGCGCACACGCTCACCACCAACGTCGGTGTGCTCGACATCGAGATCGACGGCGAACAGGTCTGGATGACCCAGAACGATCCCGCAATCGACACTGTGGATCTCGATATCGAGCG
It encodes the following:
- a CDS encoding prenyltransferase, giving the protein MTEATVTTDENTAFSEFRVQLWGLWKMSRPAQLLLVLVVYTLGAKIALSSGAALDIARLAFGATALLAVAASVHYANEYADHETDALTDRTPFSGGSGALVKTGLPRSLALRAGIVALAVGTIVVLVGLVLDVLSQPALALIAVIAAFGWQYSVGPLRLAWRGWGELDNAVLGGLVLPAYGAAVLDGPVWRTLLACVPFFLLVFANLLATQWPDRRADAAVGKRTLVTRWSPRRLKLLYVGSVGLAFGSLPVLAGGALPAVVAAASLVVLPVSVWGAVGYTERQVPFPSVAAMVALVVVQLLAWCV
- a CDS encoding DUF7344 domain-containing protein, giving the protein MLDTDDIFDVLAARRRRYVLYTLLEVEGGLGLRDLAGVIAAAETGRPIASVAGACREVVTDLARTHLPALDREGLVEYDTKREYASLADGHERAMSYLDLASRYERPPTVASPDGA
- a CDS encoding phosphoribosyltransferase — translated: MSELPDEFTCTVTNWEYIYGRCRAVADQIKRSGFEPEVVVALARGGWFAGRCLCDFLGLDDLTSLKMEHYVGTAAKSGEPEIRYPMPEGSVEGKDVLIIDDIADTGGSIEHAHEYVLDRDPGDVRTATLQLLGTSEFEPDYVGERLDEWAWIVYPWNFIEDMIDLVSGVMERADRETVSTEAIRDLLADHHDLDRIGMEVAQPNRMGEVLAEMHRRSVIEPTDTDEWRLVD